The following coding sequences lie in one Streptomyces xiamenensis genomic window:
- a CDS encoding cytidine deaminase, with product MADTTEVDWEALRGAAREVMGRAYAPYSRYRVGAAALVDDGRTVVGCNVENASYGVGLCAECGLVSALHATGGGRLTHFTCVNGKGEIITPCGRCRQLLMENGGPELLVDTPAGGIRPLSDLLPESWNF from the coding sequence ATGGCGGACACCACCGAGGTGGACTGGGAGGCGCTGCGCGGCGCGGCCCGCGAGGTGATGGGCCGGGCGTACGCCCCGTACTCCCGTTACCGGGTGGGCGCCGCGGCGCTGGTGGACGACGGCCGTACGGTGGTCGGCTGCAATGTGGAGAACGCCTCCTACGGCGTGGGGCTGTGCGCCGAGTGCGGCCTGGTCTCCGCCCTGCACGCCACCGGCGGCGGCCGGCTCACCCACTTCACCTGCGTCAACGGCAAGGGGGAGATCATCACCCCGTGTGGCCGCTGCCGCCAGCTGCTGATGGAAAACGGCGGCCCGGAGCTGCTGGTGGACACCCCCGCCGGCGGCATCCGTCCGCTGTCCGATCTGCTCCCCGAATCCTGGAACTTCTGA
- a CDS encoding ABC transporter permease, with protein sequence MSAVTAVTTRIKNIDREKIVLGLAAPLLAIVTAVIITSLVMTATGQNPFQAFSVMLDFGSKSDSQVWIVNKAIPYYLSAVAVAIGFRMNLFNIGVDGQYRVAAFFAAAVGGALALPGIIQIPVILITAMLVGALWAGIAGYLKATRGVSEVITTIMLNFIGGSLIGYFLKEGRLAEREGNLVHTTDIPDSSFFFEIPTNVQPIYGTIVIAVIVGIGYWFVLSRTRFGYDLRAVGASEPAAEASGVSVKRTVITAMLLSGAVAGLVGMPTLLNISGNYGNDFPTGIGFTGIAIALLGRNSAVGMAFAALLWGFLERTGGQLEFEGYAQEIVGVMQGVIVLSVVVAYELVRRWGIKRQQRIVGEQLAAQARKNSAEKDAEVTA encoded by the coding sequence ATGAGCGCCGTGACCGCCGTGACCACCCGGATCAAGAACATCGACCGGGAGAAGATCGTCCTGGGGCTCGCCGCCCCGCTGCTGGCGATCGTCACCGCCGTGATCATCACCTCGCTGGTGATGACCGCCACCGGGCAGAACCCCTTCCAGGCGTTCTCCGTGATGCTGGACTTCGGCTCCAAGAGCGACAGCCAGGTCTGGATCGTCAACAAGGCGATCCCGTACTACCTGTCGGCCGTCGCGGTGGCCATCGGCTTCCGGATGAACCTGTTCAACATCGGGGTCGACGGCCAGTACCGGGTCGCCGCCTTCTTCGCCGCCGCCGTCGGCGGCGCGCTGGCGCTGCCCGGCATCATCCAGATCCCCGTCATCCTGATCACCGCCATGCTGGTCGGTGCGCTGTGGGCGGGCATCGCCGGCTACCTGAAGGCCACCCGGGGCGTCAGCGAAGTGATCACCACGATCATGCTGAACTTCATCGGCGGCTCGCTCATCGGCTACTTCCTCAAGGAAGGCCGGCTGGCGGAGCGCGAGGGCAACCTCGTGCACACCACCGACATCCCCGACTCCAGCTTCTTCTTCGAGATCCCCACCAACGTCCAGCCGATCTACGGCACCATCGTGATCGCGGTGATCGTCGGCATCGGCTACTGGTTCGTGCTCAGCCGCACCCGCTTCGGCTACGACCTGCGGGCCGTCGGGGCCTCCGAGCCGGCCGCCGAGGCGTCCGGTGTCTCCGTCAAGCGCACCGTGATCACCGCGATGCTGCTCTCCGGCGCGGTGGCCGGCCTGGTGGGCATGCCCACCCTGCTGAACATCTCCGGCAACTACGGCAACGACTTCCCCACCGGGATCGGCTTCACCGGCATCGCCATCGCCCTGCTCGGCCGCAACAGCGCGGTCGGCATGGCCTTCGCGGCGCTGCTGTGGGGCTTCCTGGAGCGCACCGGCGGCCAACTGGAGTTCGAGGGCTACGCCCAGGAGATCGTCGGCGTGATGCAGGGCGTCATCGTGCTGTCCGTCGTGGTCGCCTACGAACTCGTCCGCCGCTGGGGCATCAAACGCCAACAGCGCATCGTCGGCGAACAGCTCGCCGCCCAGGCCCGTAAGAACAGCGCGGAGAAGGACGCGGAGGTGACGGCGTGA
- a CDS encoding MerR family transcriptional regulator, giving the protein MRIGELARRTGVSERSLRYYEQEGLLSAGRTPGGHREYAEGAADRVARIQTLYAAGLCSEKIAKLLPCMRDSDGRAAATADTYLMTELTWERARIDRMIEDLRRSRALLDEVIATAARPADEQP; this is encoded by the coding sequence ATGCGTATCGGTGAACTGGCCCGCCGCACGGGAGTGAGCGAGCGCTCGCTGCGCTACTACGAGCAGGAGGGCCTGCTCTCCGCCGGGCGGACCCCCGGCGGGCACCGGGAGTACGCCGAGGGCGCGGCGGACCGGGTCGCCCGGATCCAGACGCTGTACGCGGCGGGGCTGTGCAGCGAGAAGATCGCCAAGCTGCTGCCCTGCATGCGCGACAGCGACGGGCGGGCCGCCGCGACGGCGGACACCTATCTGATGACCGAGCTGACCTGGGAGCGCGCCCGCATCGACCGCATGATCGAGGACCTGCGGCGCTCCCGGGCCCTGCTGGACGAGGTGATCGCGACCGCCGCGCGACCGGCGGACGAGCAGCCGTAG
- a CDS encoding N-acetylneuraminate synthase family protein: MTTSNRLRQLGDRVVGPGRPVYVTGEIGINHNGDLDNAFALIDAAVEAGCDAVKFQKRTPEICTPRDQWDIERDTPWGRMTYIDYRHRVEFDADDYAAIDAYCKKHGIHWFASPWDTEAVDFLEKFDVPAHKVASASLTDDDLLRALRATGKTVILSTGMSTPRQIRHAVEVLGSQNILLCHATSTYPAKADELNLRVINTLQAEYPNVPIGYSGHETGLQTTLAAVALGAVFVERHITLDRAMWGSDQAASVEPQGLTRMVRDIRTIEESLGDGVKKVYDSELAPMKKLRRVKGVVAEGAETGEREPANA; the protein is encoded by the coding sequence ATGACCACCAGCAACCGCCTCCGTCAGCTCGGCGACCGTGTCGTGGGCCCCGGCCGCCCCGTGTACGTCACCGGTGAGATCGGCATCAACCACAACGGTGACCTGGACAACGCCTTCGCCCTGATCGACGCCGCCGTCGAGGCCGGCTGCGACGCCGTGAAGTTCCAGAAGCGCACCCCGGAGATCTGCACCCCGCGCGACCAGTGGGACATCGAGCGCGACACCCCCTGGGGCCGGATGACGTACATCGACTACCGGCACCGGGTCGAGTTCGACGCGGACGACTACGCCGCCATCGACGCGTACTGCAAGAAGCACGGCATCCACTGGTTCGCCTCCCCGTGGGACACCGAGGCCGTCGACTTCCTGGAGAAGTTCGACGTGCCCGCCCACAAGGTGGCCTCCGCCTCGCTCACCGACGACGACCTGCTGCGGGCCCTGCGCGCCACCGGCAAGACCGTCATCCTGTCCACCGGCATGTCCACCCCGCGGCAGATCCGGCACGCGGTCGAGGTCCTGGGCTCGCAGAACATCCTGCTCTGCCACGCCACCAGCACCTACCCGGCCAAGGCCGACGAGCTGAACCTGCGCGTCATCAACACCCTCCAGGCCGAGTACCCCAACGTCCCGATCGGCTACTCCGGCCACGAGACCGGCCTGCAGACCACCCTCGCCGCGGTCGCCCTCGGCGCCGTCTTCGTCGAGCGCCACATCACCCTGGACCGCGCCATGTGGGGCTCGGACCAGGCCGCCTCCGTCGAGCCGCAGGGCCTGACCCGCATGGTGCGCGACATCCGCACCATCGAGGAGTCCCTGGGCGACGGCGTCAAGAAGGTGTACGACAGCGAGCTGGCCCCCATGAAGAAGCTGCGCCGCGTCAAGGGCGTGGTCGCCGAGGGCGCCGAGACCGGCGAGCGCGAGCCCGCCAACGCCTGA
- a CDS encoding acylneuraminate cytidylyltransferase has product MPNVLAVIPARGGSKGVPGKNLAPIADAPLVVRAVRAARAARLIGQVVVSTDDPGIAALARSAGAGVVERPARISGDTATSEAAVLHAMDTVEQRDGTPLDVVLLVQCTSPFITPGDLDGVTRAVLDGADSAFTAAPFHGFVWRESDQGGHGVNHDKAYRPRRQDRPQDWLETGAAYAMRAPAFRTERHRFFGRTSLVPADPARVLEIDDPHDLDRARALAPLLDGTGGRLPGREDIDAVVIDFDGTQTDDRVLIDSEGRELVAVHRGDGLGIAALRRAGLPLLILSTEQNPVVAARARKLRIPVLHGIDRKDLALKQWCEEHGINPERVLYAGNDVNDLPCFGLVGWPVAVAGAHDVVTAAARAVTTAPGGYGAIREIASWILGKELHTS; this is encoded by the coding sequence ATGCCCAACGTCCTGGCCGTCATACCCGCGCGCGGAGGCTCCAAGGGGGTGCCCGGGAAGAACCTCGCACCCATCGCCGACGCCCCGCTCGTGGTCCGCGCCGTCCGCGCCGCCCGGGCCGCGCGGCTGATCGGGCAGGTCGTGGTCTCCACCGACGACCCCGGCATCGCCGCCCTGGCCCGCTCCGCGGGCGCCGGCGTCGTCGAACGCCCCGCGCGGATCTCCGGGGACACCGCCACCAGCGAGGCCGCCGTCCTGCACGCCATGGACACCGTCGAACAGCGCGACGGCACCCCCCTGGACGTGGTCCTGCTCGTGCAGTGCACCAGCCCCTTCATCACCCCCGGCGACCTGGACGGCGTCACCCGCGCGGTGCTCGACGGAGCCGACTCCGCCTTCACCGCCGCCCCCTTCCACGGGTTCGTGTGGCGCGAGAGCGACCAGGGCGGACACGGCGTCAACCACGACAAGGCGTACCGGCCGCGCCGCCAGGACCGCCCGCAGGACTGGCTGGAGACCGGCGCCGCGTACGCCATGCGCGCCCCCGCCTTCCGCACCGAACGCCACCGCTTCTTCGGCCGCACCTCCCTGGTGCCCGCCGACCCCGCCCGCGTCCTGGAGATCGACGATCCGCACGATCTCGACCGGGCCCGCGCGCTCGCCCCGCTGCTGGACGGCACCGGCGGACGCCTGCCCGGCCGCGAGGACATCGACGCGGTCGTCATCGACTTCGACGGCACCCAGACCGATGACCGGGTGCTGATCGACTCCGAGGGACGGGAACTGGTCGCCGTGCACCGCGGCGACGGCCTCGGCATCGCCGCGCTGCGCCGCGCGGGGCTGCCGCTGCTGATCCTGTCCACGGAACAGAACCCGGTCGTCGCCGCCCGGGCGCGCAAGCTGCGCATTCCGGTTCTGCACGGCATCGACCGCAAGGACCTCGCACTCAAACAGTGGTGCGAGGAGCACGGGATCAACCCCGAACGCGTGCTCTACGCCGGCAACGACGTCAATGACCTGCCCTGCTTCGGCCTCGTCGGCTGGCCGGTGGCCGTCGCCGGCGCCCATGACGTCGTCACCGCCGCCGCCCGCGCCGTCACCACCGCCCCCGGCGGATACGGCGCGATCCGCGAGATCGCCTCGTGGATCCTCGGAAAGGAACTCCACACCTCATGA
- a CDS encoding M20 family metallopeptidase, protein MSQQLSPESAGVLSDALRRELIAVRRDLHMHPELGHQEVRTTAVIKERLERAGLAPRVLDGGTGLVCDIHPTGDARAGRSGRPVLALRADLDALPIPDTKTVPYRSTVPGRAHACGHDVHTTVVLGTGLVLAGLAARGELPQPVRLIFQPAEEVLPGGATDAIDSGVLDGVGRILALHCDPKVDAGKIGLKSGPITSACDRLEIRLSGDGGHTARPHLTTDLVTAAARVITDVPALLARRVDTRAGLAVTWGRLTTGHASNVIPQRAEISGTMRCLELSAWRDAKDLVEEAVGEVARLHQAKYEIDYIRGVPPVVNEPQVTSLLAAAMTSRYGADAVEPTEQSLGGEDFSWYLEQVPGAMARLGVRPPGDGDRPGAAPRDIHQGDFDVDESAIGVGVELLTSAALLDAAQRP, encoded by the coding sequence GTGAGTCAACAGCTGTCACCGGAGTCCGCCGGTGTGCTGAGCGATGCCCTGCGGCGCGAACTGATCGCCGTCCGCCGGGATCTCCACATGCACCCCGAGCTGGGCCACCAGGAGGTCCGTACCACCGCCGTCATCAAGGAGCGCCTGGAGCGCGCGGGTCTCGCACCACGCGTACTCGACGGCGGTACCGGCCTGGTATGTGACATCCACCCCACCGGTGACGCACGGGCGGGCAGATCCGGCCGCCCGGTGCTGGCGCTGCGCGCCGACCTCGACGCGCTGCCGATCCCCGACACCAAGACCGTGCCGTACCGCTCCACCGTCCCCGGCCGGGCGCACGCCTGCGGCCACGACGTGCACACCACCGTGGTGCTCGGCACCGGTCTGGTCCTCGCCGGGCTGGCCGCCCGGGGCGAGCTGCCGCAGCCGGTGCGGCTGATCTTCCAGCCGGCCGAGGAGGTGCTGCCGGGCGGCGCCACCGACGCCATCGACTCCGGCGTGCTGGACGGCGTCGGCCGCATCCTCGCCCTGCACTGCGACCCCAAGGTCGACGCCGGGAAGATCGGGCTCAAGTCCGGGCCCATCACCTCCGCCTGCGACCGGCTGGAGATCCGGCTGTCCGGCGACGGCGGCCACACCGCCCGCCCGCACCTCACCACCGACCTGGTCACCGCCGCCGCGCGGGTCATCACCGATGTCCCCGCGCTGCTCGCCCGCCGGGTCGACACCCGCGCCGGGCTCGCGGTCACCTGGGGCAGGCTGACCACCGGCCACGCCTCCAACGTCATCCCGCAGCGCGCCGAGATCTCCGGCACCATGCGCTGCCTGGAGCTGTCCGCCTGGCGGGACGCCAAGGACCTGGTCGAGGAGGCGGTCGGCGAGGTCGCGCGGCTGCACCAGGCCAAGTACGAGATCGACTACATCCGCGGTGTCCCTCCGGTGGTCAACGAGCCGCAGGTCACCTCGCTGCTGGCGGCGGCCATGACCAGCCGGTACGGGGCCGACGCGGTCGAGCCCACCGAGCAGTCCCTGGGCGGCGAGGACTTCTCCTGGTACCTGGAGCAGGTCCCCGGTGCCATGGCCCGCCTCGGGGTCAGGCCGCCCGGCGACGGCGACCGGCCCGGTGCCGCGCCACGCGACATCCACCAGGGCGACTTCGACGTGGACGAGTCCGCGATCGGGGTCGGTGTGGAACTGCTCACCTCGGCCGCACTGCTGGACGCCGCCCAGCGCCCCTGA
- a CDS encoding BMP family lipoprotein: MRRVSKLAASVAVTATLALTATACGESSTSSSSGSGKSDAGVGLAFDVGGRDDHSFNESAARGLDRAAEELGVEFKEMTAKNDETDADREQRLTSLAENGFNPIIGVGYLYGNSIEKVAANYPDITFGVVDSVAEGDNVYSMVFSEHEGSYLAGVAAALKTESGTVGFIGGVNNPLINKFEAGFVQGVLDTNDAEGTDVTVDVQYLYEDNDAGFNDVAKARETADGMLGRGADIIYTAAGQSGQGSIEMVAGVEGAWAIGVDSDAYVQPGLAEYKDSILTSVVKGVDVAVFDLIKSVQDGEPLSGPHSYNLAEEGVQLATSGGFIDDISEQIEAAKARIVSGEVTVQETP, encoded by the coding sequence TTGCGCCGCGTATCCAAGCTCGCAGCATCGGTCGCCGTCACGGCGACCCTCGCCCTGACCGCCACGGCGTGCGGTGAGAGCTCCACCTCCTCCTCCTCCGGATCCGGCAAGAGCGACGCGGGCGTGGGCCTGGCCTTCGACGTCGGCGGCCGGGACGACCACTCCTTCAACGAGTCCGCCGCGCGTGGCCTGGACCGTGCCGCCGAGGAGCTCGGCGTCGAGTTCAAGGAGATGACCGCCAAGAACGACGAGACCGACGCCGACCGCGAGCAGCGGCTGACGTCCCTCGCCGAGAACGGCTTCAACCCGATCATCGGCGTCGGCTATCTCTACGGCAACTCGATAGAGAAGGTCGCCGCGAACTACCCCGACATCACCTTCGGTGTGGTGGACTCCGTCGCCGAGGGCGACAACGTCTACAGCATGGTCTTCTCCGAGCACGAGGGCTCCTACCTCGCCGGTGTCGCCGCCGCGCTGAAGACCGAGAGCGGCACCGTCGGCTTCATCGGCGGTGTGAACAACCCGCTGATCAACAAGTTCGAGGCCGGCTTCGTCCAGGGTGTGCTCGACACCAACGACGCCGAGGGCACCGACGTCACCGTCGATGTCCAGTACCTCTACGAGGACAACGACGCCGGCTTCAACGATGTCGCCAAGGCCCGCGAGACCGCCGACGGCATGCTCGGCCGCGGCGCCGACATCATCTACACCGCCGCCGGCCAGTCCGGCCAGGGCTCCATCGAGATGGTCGCCGGTGTCGAGGGCGCCTGGGCGATCGGTGTCGACTCCGACGCCTACGTCCAGCCCGGCCTCGCCGAGTACAAGGACTCCATCCTCACCTCCGTGGTCAAGGGCGTGGACGTCGCCGTCTTCGACCTGATCAAGTCGGTCCAGGACGGCGAGCCGCTGAGCGGCCCGCACTCCTACAACCTCGCCGAGGAGGGTGTCCAGCTGGCCACCTCGGGTGGTTTCATCGATGACATCTCCGAGCAGATCGAGGCGGCCAAGGCCCGCATCGTCTCCGGCGAGGTCACCGTCCAGGAGACCCCGTAA
- a CDS encoding oxidoreductase, whose translation MTTDTGTATDARTAAASDLLAPARLGAHPLANRLVMAPMTRNRAEPDGTPTALMAEYYAQRASAGLIIAEASAPSPVGHTYPNITALYTDRHTAGWRRVTDAVRAAGGGPLFLQIQHGGRVGHPATSGHTPIAPSPLPLPETIHTPTGRRAAVTPREMTAADIRQTVGDFAATARRAVDAGFDGVEVHSANGYLLHQFLAGGTNRRTDAYGGTVAARIRFTAEVVAAVADAIGAERTGLRVSPLHAVNGVEESETEAAALYPALLAATAGAGPAYLHLAFADPAHPLFARLRALWAGTLIANPVLPADRIPADGGLAAARALRAAGADLVALGRPFLANPDLVERLRTGAPVNPVRDRYAMYTGGALGYTDYPVLPSGRTADRKK comes from the coding sequence ATGACCACCGACACCGGTACCGCCACCGACGCCCGAACCGCCGCCGCGTCCGACCTGCTCGCCCCCGCCCGGCTCGGCGCGCACCCGCTGGCCAACCGCCTCGTCATGGCCCCCATGACCCGTAACCGCGCCGAGCCCGACGGCACCCCCACCGCGCTGATGGCCGAGTACTACGCCCAGCGCGCCTCCGCCGGACTGATCATCGCCGAGGCGTCCGCCCCCAGCCCCGTCGGCCACACGTACCCGAACATCACCGCCCTGTACACCGACCGGCACACCGCCGGCTGGCGCCGCGTCACCGACGCCGTCCGGGCGGCCGGCGGCGGCCCGCTGTTCCTCCAGATCCAGCACGGCGGCCGGGTCGGCCACCCCGCCACCAGCGGCCACACCCCGATCGCCCCCTCGCCGCTCCCGCTGCCCGAGACCATCCACACCCCGACCGGGCGCCGGGCCGCCGTCACCCCGCGCGAGATGACCGCCGCCGACATCCGGCAGACCGTCGGCGACTTCGCCGCCACCGCCCGCCGCGCCGTCGACGCCGGCTTCGACGGGGTCGAGGTGCACAGCGCCAACGGCTACCTGCTGCACCAGTTCCTCGCCGGCGGCACCAACCGGCGCACCGACGCCTACGGCGGCACCGTCGCGGCCCGGATCCGCTTCACCGCCGAGGTGGTGGCCGCCGTCGCCGACGCCATCGGCGCCGAACGCACCGGGCTGCGCGTCTCCCCCCTGCACGCCGTCAACGGCGTCGAGGAGTCCGAGACCGAGGCCGCGGCGCTCTACCCCGCCCTGCTGGCGGCCACCGCCGGCGCCGGCCCGGCCTACCTGCACCTCGCCTTCGCCGACCCCGCGCACCCGCTCTTCGCCCGGCTGCGCGCGCTGTGGGCCGGCACCCTCATCGCCAACCCGGTGCTGCCCGCCGACCGGATCCCGGCGGACGGCGGCCTGGCCGCCGCCCGAGCGCTGCGTGCCGCCGGCGCCGACCTCGTCGCGCTCGGCCGCCCCTTCCTCGCCAACCCCGACCTCGTCGAGCGGCTGCGCACCGGCGCCCCGGTCAATCCCGTACGCGACCGCTACGCCATGTACACCGGCGGCGCCCTCGGCTACACCGACTATCCCGTGCTCCCGTCGGGGCGCACCGCGGACCGGAAGAAATAA
- a CDS encoding ABC transporter ATP-binding protein: MPASSSSPEPSGTTPAVELRGITKRFPGVVANHDIDITVRKGTVHALVGENGAGKSTLMKILYGMQKPDEGTITIDGDQVSFATPADAIARGIGMVHQHFMLADNLTVLENVVLGAEKLHGIGGAARARIKELSDAYGLGVRPDLLVEDIGVADRQRVEILKVLYRGARTLILDEPTAVLVPQEVDALFGNLRELTAEGLTVIFISHKLGEVLSVADDITVIRRGTTVAAVEPSATTPKQLAELMVGSELPTPETRESTVTDRPVLTVAGLRQSGTDSDGVRRDVLSEVDFTIHAGEVLGIAGVEGNGQAELVEAIMGVRGLDAGTISLDGEDITRRSTRRRREDGIGYIPEDRHRHGLLLNAPLWENRMLGHVTQRPNSKGPWLTAGDARADTERIVREYDVRTPGIEVTAASLSGGNQQKLIFGREMSHHPKVLIAAHPTRGVDVGAQSQIWDQIRAARREGLAVLLISADLDELIGLSDSLRVMYRGRLVADADPATITPEELGTAMTGAATGHLTGDAQTETPS, encoded by the coding sequence ATCCCAGCCTCCAGCAGCTCCCCCGAGCCCAGCGGCACCACCCCGGCCGTTGAGCTGCGCGGGATCACCAAACGCTTCCCCGGCGTCGTGGCCAACCACGACATCGACATCACCGTGCGCAAGGGCACCGTGCACGCCCTCGTGGGCGAGAACGGCGCCGGCAAGTCCACGCTGATGAAGATCCTCTACGGCATGCAGAAGCCGGACGAGGGCACCATCACCATCGACGGCGACCAGGTCTCCTTCGCCACCCCGGCCGACGCCATCGCGCGCGGCATCGGCATGGTGCACCAGCACTTCATGCTCGCGGACAACCTCACCGTCCTGGAGAACGTGGTCCTGGGCGCCGAGAAGCTCCACGGCATCGGAGGCGCCGCCCGCGCCCGCATCAAGGAGCTGTCCGACGCGTACGGCCTGGGCGTACGTCCCGACCTGCTGGTCGAGGACATCGGCGTCGCCGACCGGCAGCGGGTGGAGATCCTCAAGGTCCTCTACCGGGGCGCCAGGACCCTCATCCTGGACGAGCCCACCGCCGTCCTGGTGCCGCAGGAGGTGGACGCGCTCTTCGGCAACCTCCGCGAGCTGACCGCCGAGGGCCTCACCGTCATCTTCATCTCGCACAAGCTGGGCGAGGTGCTCTCGGTCGCCGACGACATCACCGTCATCCGGCGCGGTACGACGGTCGCCGCCGTCGAACCCTCCGCGACCACCCCCAAGCAGCTGGCCGAGCTGATGGTCGGCTCCGAGCTGCCCACCCCCGAGACCCGCGAGTCCACCGTCACCGACCGGCCGGTGCTCACCGTCGCCGGGCTGCGGCAGTCGGGCACCGACTCGGACGGGGTGCGCCGCGACGTGCTCTCCGAGGTCGACTTCACCATCCACGCCGGTGAGGTGCTGGGCATCGCCGGCGTCGAGGGCAACGGCCAGGCCGAACTGGTCGAGGCCATCATGGGCGTGCGCGGCCTGGACGCGGGCACGATCTCGCTGGACGGCGAGGACATCACCCGCCGCTCCACCCGCCGCCGCCGCGAGGACGGCATCGGCTACATCCCCGAGGACCGGCACCGGCACGGCCTGCTGCTGAACGCCCCGCTGTGGGAGAACCGGATGCTGGGCCACGTCACCCAGCGCCCCAACAGCAAGGGCCCGTGGCTGACCGCCGGGGACGCCCGCGCCGACACCGAGCGGATCGTGCGCGAGTACGACGTGCGCACCCCCGGCATCGAGGTCACCGCGGCGTCGCTGTCCGGCGGCAACCAGCAGAAGCTGATCTTCGGCCGCGAGATGAGCCACCACCCCAAGGTGCTGATCGCCGCCCACCCCACCCGGGGCGTGGACGTCGGCGCCCAGTCCCAGATCTGGGACCAGATCAGGGCCGCGCGCCGTGAAGGGCTCGCCGTGCTGCTGATCTCCGCCGACCTGGACGAGCTGATCGGCCTGTCCGACAGCCTCCGCGTCATGTACCGGGGCCGGCTGGTCGCCGACGCCGACCCCGCCACCATCACCCCCGAGGAGTTGGGCACCGCCATGACCGGCGCCGCCACCGGCCACCTGACGGGCGACGCGCAGACGGAGACCCCGTCATGA
- a CDS encoding ABC transporter permease yields MTTTVETPAGKPGSDKGKGTGATSSGTPRRRLTYPMVLLLIAGGLVLLSVVRVMTGADSLTATSQWASALSFAVPIGLAGLGGLWAERSGVVNIGLEGMMMLGLFAAGWIGWQYGPWAAVLAGIIGGMLGGLVHAVATVTFGVDHIVSGVAINILALGVVQFLAKLWFGADGSPAKDAGGNDKQSPQMDILQPFSVPGVADWLGDIAGKRWFLISDLAGILRAGVNNVSWLTLLAVLLFVGTYVVLWKTSFGLRLRSCGENPQATESLGVNVYAYKYVALLVSGGLAGLGGAYLAVLIRMYQDGQTGGRGYLGLATMIFGNWRPGGVATGAGLFGFMDALQTRDGGATVHATLLLFALALAGVAIWQLWRGKRLTALIVAVVGAALWIWYATTDTMPLELVSASPYLTTLLVLTLFAQRLRTPKAVGKPYRRGEGG; encoded by the coding sequence GTGACCACCACCGTGGAGACCCCCGCCGGAAAACCCGGCAGCGACAAGGGCAAGGGCACGGGAGCCACCAGCAGTGGCACGCCGCGCCGCAGGCTCACCTACCCCATGGTGCTGCTGCTGATCGCGGGCGGCCTCGTGCTGCTGTCCGTGGTCCGCGTGATGACCGGCGCCGACTCGCTGACCGCCACCAGCCAGTGGGCGAGCGCGCTGAGCTTCGCCGTGCCGATCGGCCTCGCCGGACTCGGCGGCCTGTGGGCCGAGCGCTCCGGCGTCGTCAACATCGGCCTTGAGGGCATGATGATGCTCGGCCTGTTCGCGGCAGGCTGGATCGGCTGGCAGTACGGGCCCTGGGCCGCCGTGCTCGCGGGCATCATCGGCGGCATGCTGGGCGGCCTGGTGCACGCGGTGGCCACCGTGACCTTCGGCGTGGACCACATCGTCTCCGGTGTCGCCATCAACATCCTGGCCCTGGGCGTGGTGCAGTTCCTCGCCAAGCTGTGGTTCGGCGCCGACGGCAGCCCGGCCAAGGACGCCGGCGGCAACGACAAGCAGTCGCCGCAGATGGACATCCTCCAGCCGTTCTCGGTGCCGGGCGTGGCCGACTGGCTGGGCGACATCGCGGGCAAGCGCTGGTTCCTGATCTCCGACCTGGCGGGCATCCTGCGCGCCGGCGTCAACAACGTCTCCTGGCTCACCCTGCTCGCGGTGCTGCTGTTCGTGGGCACGTACGTGGTGCTGTGGAAGACGTCCTTCGGGCTGCGGCTGCGCTCCTGCGGTGAGAACCCGCAGGCCACCGAGTCGCTCGGGGTGAACGTCTACGCGTACAAGTACGTCGCCCTGCTGGTCTCCGGCGGCCTCGCCGGGCTCGGCGGCGCGTACCTGGCGGTGCTGATCCGCATGTACCAGGACGGTCAGACCGGCGGGCGCGGCTACCTGGGCCTGGCGACCATGATCTTCGGCAACTGGCGTCCCGGCGGTGTCGCCACCGGCGCCGGCCTGTTCGGCTTCATGGACGCCCTGCAGACCCGCGACGGCGGCGCGACCGTGCACGCCACGCTGCTGCTGTTCGCCCTGGCCCTGGCGGGCGTCGCGATCTGGCAGCTGTGGCGCGGCAAGCGCCTCACCGCGCTGATCGTGGCCGTCGTCGGAGCGGCGCTGTGGATCTGGTACGCCACCACTGACACGATGCCGCTCGAGCTGGTGAGTGCCAGCCCGTATCTGACGACGCTGCTGGTCCTGACACTGTTCGCCCAGCGGCTGCGGACACCCAAGGCGGTGGGCAAGCCCTACCGGAGAGGCGAGGGCGGCTAG